The following is a genomic window from Acidimicrobium ferrooxidans DSM 10331.
CTCGCTCGCGGCCTTCACGAGCTCTCCGGCCTCGCGTGCCGCGAGCGCGCCAAGCCCGGTGACGACGATGCGCCGACGATCGGCGAACATCGGCAGCTGCGAGAACGACGTTGCGAGCTCATGGACGGCTGCCGCATCGACCATGGCGTGCAGGAACTCCACCTCTGCCGCCACGCCGCGCTCGCGTTCGACGACCCGCTGGACTTCGACCTCGTCATCGCAGGCCACGAGGCGAACGGAGGCCATCGCTAGGCGCTCGCCGAGATCGCCGCCAATGTGTCGAGCGCACGACGCGCTCCACGCACGTCGTGCATCCGGAACAGGCGCGCGCCCCGTAGGTAGGCGATCGCGGCTGCAGCGATGGACGCCTCGCGTCGCTCCCCGACCTCGAGCCCAAGTGTCTCGCCGACGAAGCCCTTGTTCGAGGTGGCGACCAGCACCGGATAGCCGAGCTCGACGAGGCGATCGGTGGCGGCGAGGAGGGCGAGCGACTGCGACGTGGTCTTGCCGAGGTCGAAACCAGCGTCGAGGATCACCTGGGATGGGCCGAGGCCCGCGGCGAGCGCCCGCTCCGCCCGCTCGGCAAGGAACCCAACGACCGTCTCGACGAGATCGTCGTAGTGCGGATCGGGGTCGTCGACGCGTGGGGCGAGACGAATGTGAGTCGCGACGACGGCGGCATCGCCCGCCGCAGCGACTTCGAGATAGGCAGGGTCGCCAAAGCCAGAGATGTCGTTGCCGATGTGGGCGCCCGCCTCGAGTGACGCCCGGAGCACCTCACTGTGCCACGTGTCGACGGAGATGGTCACGTCAAAACGACGAGCCACGGCCTCCACCGCAGGTACCACCCGATCGAGTTCCTCGGAGAGGCTCACCTCGGGGCCAGCGCCCGCCTTGACTCCACCGATGTCCACGATGTCCGCCCCGGCCTCGACGAGCCCCTCCACGTGGGCGAGGAAGCGATCGAAGGCGAAGTAGGACCCGTGGTCGAAGAACGAGTCAGGGGTGCGATTGGCGATCCCCATCACGAGGGGACGGCTCGCATCGAGCACGCGACCGCGTGCCACGAGCGACGGCGCCGGGGCGACGGTCATGCCTAGAACAGCGCTGAGGTCAGTCGCCGGCGCCAGGTCGAGACCCGTGGGTCCCCCTCCGGCAAGAGCCGGAGCAGGTCGAGGAACTCCTGGCGCGCCTCCTCGTCGCCCTTCACACGCCCGAGCAGGTCTTCGAGGCGCGACTCGATGGTCGCCTCGTCGAGGGCAGCCTCGCCACGAGCCGCGAGACGCGCCCGAGCCTTGAGCGCAGCGATCGGCTCGGTATCGGGGAAGCGCGCGAGGATCGCTTCGGCCTCCTCGAGCTCGCCGCGGACGAGCAGCAGCTCCACGAGTCCGACCGCAGCACGCTCGTTCCCGGGCTCGAGCTCGAGCGCCTGACGCAGCGAGGGTTCGGTACCCTCGGCGATCAGCACGTCGACGACCGTTTCGGCCGGGGCGAGCTTCGTCACGAAGTCGCGCACGGCCTGCTCCGGATAGGCGCCGACGAAGGAGTCCACGACCTTGCCGTCACGGATGGCGAACACCGCCGGAATGCCCTGCACGCGAAAGGCCTGCGCGATCCCGGGGTTCTCGTCGACGTTGACCTTGGCGAGCACCACTCGCCCCTCGGTCTCGGCCACCACCTTCTCGATGATCGGGCTCAGCGTGCGACACGGGCCACACCAGGGCGCCCACAGGTCGACGACCACAGGCCGCTCCTTCGACGCCTCGAGCACGTCGCGTTCGAACGTCGCATCGGTGACATCCATGCACTCCAGTCTAGGAGCCACGCCCAGAGGGCTCGTGAGCCCAAGCCCTCGGCACGAATGGCCTAGGCTACCGGCATGGAACAGCGCATGTTGGGCCGCACCGGCCACGCGTCCAGCGTGGCGATCCTCGGATGCTGCGCCTTCGGCGACGGCGACGTCGACGCCACCGGCCACTCCCTCGAGGCCGCACTCGCCGCTGGCGTCAACCACCTCGACATCGCACCGTCGTATGGGCAGGCGGAACTCGCCGTCGGGGCACACCTCCCCTCGTTCCGCGACCAGGTCTTCCTCGCCGCCAAGACCATGGAGCGCACCGCCGACGGCGCGCGCCGCGAACTCGAGCGCACGCTCGAGCGCCTACGCACCGACCACCTCGACCTCTACCAGTTCCACGCCGTGACCAGCGACGAGGAGCTCGACCAGATCACGGCTCCTGGCGGGGCGCTCGAGACGTTCCTCGCCGCGCGCGACGAGGGCACGACGCGCTTCCTCGGCATCACCGGCCACTTCCTCGACGCCCCACGCGTCTTCCGACGTGCCCTCGATCGCATGCCCCTGGACACCGTCATGCTGCCCCTCGGCATCGCACACTTCGTCGACCCGGCCTATCGCCGCGACGCCGAGGCCCTCCTCGAGGCGGCAACCGAGCGCGGCGTCGGGGTCATGGCCATCAAGGCGCTCGCACGCCGCCCGTGGCCCAAGTCCACCCACGCCTACGAGACCTGGTACGAGCCGTTGGACGAGCCCTCGCGCGTGCAGGTCGCCGTCGACTTCACCCTCAGCTTGCCGGTCACCGGGTTCGCGACCCCGTGTGACCGACGCCTGCTGTCCCTGGCGCTGCGTGCCGCCGAGGCCTCCCAGCCCCTCGACGAGGCCGAGCGGGAGGCGGTCCTACTCAGCCAGGATCTCGCGCCGCTCGGACGGGATGCGGGCCTGTGAGCACGACGAGCCGTCACGTCGAGCTGCGCGGGCCGAGCGACGCGCCGGCCATCGTCCTCTTGCCCTCCCTCGGCACGCAGGCCGCCCTCTGGGACCTGGTGGCGACCGTGCTCGAGGAGCGGTGGCGCCTCGTGCTCATCGAGCACCCGGGGCATCGACCCGGCGCCGGCCCGACGCCGGTCGCGGCCTCGGTGGAGGCCTACGGCCGCGAGGTGCTCGAGGTTCTCGACGCACTCGGGATCGAACGCGCCCACGTCGTCGGGGTCTCGATCGGTGGCGCCATCGCCCTCGCCCTCGCACGTGACCACCCCGAACGCATCCGGCGCCTCGGCGTGGTCGGCGCACCGCGCCGCTTCGGCTCGGCCGAGGCCTGGCACGAGCGCGCAGCTGCCGTCCGCGCCAACGGCACAGCGAGTCTCGTCGACGGTCTGCTCGAGCGCTGGGTGCCAACGGGCTGGTCGGATGCCAATCCGAGCGAGCGTGACCAGGTCGCCGACTGGGTCCGCGCGTGCGACGACGAGGCCTACGCACGCCACTGCGAGGCGCTCGCCAAGTTCTTGTTCGCCCCCGACCGTACCGTCGAAACGCCCACCCTTCTCGTGACGGGGCGCGACGATCCGGTCGCACCGCCCGCAGCCGTGCTCGATCTCGCGGCCTCGTTCGCCGCCGCCACGGTGGTCGTGCTCGGGCGATCACGACACCTGCCGTGCCTGAGTGAGCCTCGCGCCCTGGCGACCCTCCTCGACGACCACCTGAGCGGCCGGCTCGACGACTAGGTCGCCAGAGGGTGCCTCAGCGCGGCACGCAACCTCTCGCGGCCAAGTCCGAGGTCGCCGCGCACCAATGGGCGGTTCGGCTCGGCGAGGAGCGGCCGCAGCAACGCCCGCGCCTCGGCCCTCGCGACCGCCTCGAAGCCAAGCAAGGCTAGGTGGGCCGTCATCCACTGTCCATCGATGACGCCGTAGCCCGCGTCCTTGGCAGCGACGACGAGCCCCAGGAACGCCACTTTCGATGCGTTCGGCACCAGCGAGACCATGGACTCACCGACGAAGCAGCGTCCGAGCCCGAGTCCGAACAAGCCGCCGACGAGACGACCTCCCAGCCAGCACTCGACCGAGTGCGCGAGGCCTCGTGCGTGCAGCTCGCGGTAGAAGCGCCGAAAGGTGGCGTCGATCCACGCACCTGGTCGAGCCGGATCCGCGCACGCCTCGAGCACGGCATCGAAGGCGGTGTCGATGCGCACGGATGCCCGATCGACCTCGCGGAGCACCGAGCGGTGGGCAATGCGCGAGAGATCTCCCTCGAGGCGAAGAAGCGCGCGCCACCTGGGCTCGAACCAGCCGAGCACCCCTTCGTCCAGCCACATGGGAAACCGAGCGTTGCGGTAGCCCTCGAGGACCCTGTCCGGTTCGAAGCCGAACTGGACGTCCACGAGGTCGTCCTCGTGGGGCCCGACCACCTCGGCGAGCGTCGGCACGCGCCCTCGCTCAGGCGAGGCCGGGCCCGTCGTCGCGAGCGACCAGGCGACGGACCGACACGGGCACCGCGACACCGAACGCGAGATCCGGGGCGGGCTCCGCCCAGCGCGTCGGCGCCCCGACGTGGATCACCCCTGCCCATGCGTTGCCCGTGAGGTCATCGGGCTCGTCGCTCGGCCAACCAGCGGACACCTTGAGCGACCACTCCACGATCGGCACGCGGAGCACCATGGTGGCGAGGAGCTCTCGACGGAGGGGACGACGAACTTCCGCCGTTCGACCGGGGAGGAGCTTGTCGGTGATCCGATCGAGCGCGCGCTCTCGCTCCTTGCCCTCGAGCACCGTCCCCGTACCGAAGAGCACCGCGGAACGGTAGCGAAGGCTCGAGTGGAACGCACTGCGCGCCACGATGAGCCCGTCGAGGTGCGCGACACTGATCGCGAGCGCCCCGCCCGCCTTGGCATGTCGCATCCACCCCGACCCGACCGACCCGTGGAGCACGAGCGCGTCACCGTCGCGAGCGAACGCCGTCGGCACCACGACCGGTCCGTGGTCGCGAACGACGGCAACGTGTGCGATCAGCTCCTCGTCGAGGAGCTGATCGAGGGCGGCTCGATCGTCGGAGCGCCGATCGCGTTCACGGGT
Proteins encoded in this region:
- the folP gene encoding dihydropteroate synthase, whose translation is MTVAPAPSLVARGRVLDASRPLVMGIANRTPDSFFDHGSYFAFDRFLAHVEGLVEAGADIVDIGGVKAGAGPEVSLSEELDRVVPAVEAVARRFDVTISVDTWHSEVLRASLEAGAHIGNDISGFGDPAYLEVAAAGDAAVVATHIRLAPRVDDPDPHYDDLVETVVGFLAERAERALAAGLGPSQVILDAGFDLGKTTSQSLALLAATDRLVELGYPVLVATSNKGFVGETLGLEVGERREASIAAAAIAYLRGARLFRMHDVRGARRALDTLAAISASA
- the trxA gene encoding thioredoxin, whose product is MDVTDATFERDVLEASKERPVVVDLWAPWCGPCRTLSPIIEKVVAETEGRVVLAKVNVDENPGIAQAFRVQGIPAVFAIRDGKVVDSFVGAYPEQAVRDFVTKLAPAETVVDVLIAEGTEPSLRQALELEPGNERAAVGLVELLLVRGELEEAEAILARFPDTEPIAALKARARLAARGEAALDEATIESRLEDLLGRVKGDEEARQEFLDLLRLLPEGDPRVSTWRRRLTSALF
- a CDS encoding aldo/keto reductase, which produces MEQRMLGRTGHASSVAILGCCAFGDGDVDATGHSLEAALAAGVNHLDIAPSYGQAELAVGAHLPSFRDQVFLAAKTMERTADGARRELERTLERLRTDHLDLYQFHAVTSDEELDQITAPGGALETFLAARDEGTTRFLGITGHFLDAPRVFRRALDRMPLDTVMLPLGIAHFVDPAYRRDAEALLEAATERGVGVMAIKALARRPWPKSTHAYETWYEPLDEPSRVQVAVDFTLSLPVTGFATPCDRRLLSLALRAAEASQPLDEAEREAVLLSQDLAPLGRDAGL
- a CDS encoding alpha/beta fold hydrolase, which codes for MSTTSRHVELRGPSDAPAIVLLPSLGTQAALWDLVATVLEERWRLVLIEHPGHRPGAGPTPVAASVEAYGREVLEVLDALGIERAHVVGVSIGGAIALALARDHPERIRRLGVVGAPRRFGSAEAWHERAAAVRANGTASLVDGLLERWVPTGWSDANPSERDQVADWVRACDDEAYARHCEALAKFLFAPDRTVETPTLLVTGRDDPVAPPAAVLDLAASFAAATVVVLGRSRHLPCLSEPRALATLLDDHLSGRLDD
- a CDS encoding leucyl/phenylalanyl-tRNA--protein transferase, which codes for MPTLAEVVGPHEDDLVDVQFGFEPDRVLEGYRNARFPMWLDEGVLGWFEPRWRALLRLEGDLSRIAHRSVLREVDRASVRIDTAFDAVLEACADPARPGAWIDATFRRFYRELHARGLAHSVECWLGGRLVGGLFGLGLGRCFVGESMVSLVPNASKVAFLGLVVAAKDAGYGVIDGQWMTAHLALLGFEAVARAEARALLRPLLAEPNRPLVRGDLGLGRERLRAALRHPLAT
- a CDS encoding pyridoxamine 5'-phosphate oxidase family protein, with product MVRTDLTRERDRRSDDRAALDQLLDEELIAHVAVVRDHGPVVVPTAFARDGDALVLHGSVGSGWMRHAKAGGALAISVAHLDGLIVARSAFHSSLRYRSAVLFGTGTVLEGKERERALDRITDKLLPGRTAEVRRPLRRELLATMVLRVPIVEWSLKVSAGWPSDEPDDLTGNAWAGVIHVGAPTRWAEPAPDLAFGVAVPVSVRRLVARDDGPGLA